One window from the genome of Nicotiana tomentosiformis chromosome 5, ASM39032v3, whole genome shotgun sequence encodes:
- the LOC138892014 gene encoding serine/threonine-protein phosphatase 7 long form homolog codes for MEVLHVHPGPASRELLLLQGNHRSSHIWDGQCLSETFYPRRIDDMWEFIRDHPLHPHIVRRLQDMCFYMIIEIGWLQFDWTLITAMIERWRPETHTFHLSIDEATITLEDVEVLFGLPVDGLPVAYPHALRDYKGVDYLHMLQRLTGFQPAEPTALIGASRLHLTLVRQHLAAMDAEITDDSPPEDIDWHTRLLLLLMFGGVLFPNTSGNLVSLRFLHHLERLDDLSGYS; via the coding sequence atggaggttctccatgtgcatcccggacctgcatctcgagaacTACTGTTGCTACAGGGCAACCATAGGTCTTCTCACATCTGGGATGGGCAGTGTCTATCCGAGACATTTTATCCCAGACgtatagacgatatgtgggagttcattagggaccacccacTCCATCCCCATATAGTTAGACGTCTTCAGGATATGTGTTTTTACATGATCATAGAGATCGGATGGTTGCAGTTCGACTGGACGTTGATCACggctatgatagagcggtggcgaccggagacacACACATTTCATCTATCCATCGACGAGGCTACCATCACGCTTGAGGACGTGGAGGTTCTTTTTGGGCTGCCGGTTGATGGATTACCTGTAGCTTACCCGCATGCTCTTAGAGACTATAAGGGAGTGGATTACCTGCATATGTTACAGCGGCTCACCGGTTTCCAACCAGCGGAGCCGACTGCATTGATTGGGGCCAGTCGATTGCATCTGACGCTCGTCCGACAACATCTGGCGGCGATGGATGCGGAGATTACCGATGATTCACCGCCGGAGGATATCGACTGGCACACgagattgttgttgttgctgatgtttggtggtgtactgttcccgaacacttcgggaaacctagtcAGTTTGAGATTTCTACATCATCTGGAACGGCTAGATGATTTATCTGGTTACAGTTGA